From Miscanthus floridulus cultivar M001 chromosome 15, ASM1932011v1, whole genome shotgun sequence, the proteins below share one genomic window:
- the LOC136509066 gene encoding protein NRT1/ PTR FAMILY 2.9-like: MPYVIGNETCEKLGTIGTTANLLVYLTTVYGMTGASAATLLSLWSGTVSMAPLLGAFLSDSYLGRYTTIALASIASFLGMIILTLTAAVPSLHPAAHPKPTTRPSSLQMAVLLASFALLAVGAGGIRPCNLAFGADQFDPRTPAGRRGINSFFNWYYFTFTIAMMISATVIIYLQSNVNWALGLAVPATLMGLSCALFFMGTRLYVRVRPEGSPFTSFAQVLVAAVHKRRLPAPSPADLYDPPHRSSLVSKIAYTDQFLCLDKAAVRTPDDDADNPINPWRLCTLQQVEEVKCLARLFPVWSSGIVYYIVLTNLGNYNVLQAMQTDRHVGRGSFQIPAGSFVVFNMLALTLWLPFYDGVLVPAMQRLTKREGGITQLQRIGVGIVLSIVTMLVAAAVERHRRRVGDSTSCFLLVPQQMLAGLSEAFAIIGQIDFYYKQFPENMRSVAGALLSLGFAIASYASGLMVSVVHRTTGGRDGRPDWLAQDLNQGRVDLYYLLIAAMAAVNLVYYVVCARWYRFKKPAAADADVELELEGKAAAPPV; this comes from the exons ATGCCCTACGTCATAG GGAACGAGACGTGCGAGAAGCTGGGCACCATCGGCACCACGGCCAACCTGCTGGTGTACCTCACCACCGTCTACGGCATGACGGGCGCCAGCGCCGCCACCTTGCTCAGCCTCTGGTCGGGCACCGTCAGCATGGCGCCGCTCCTGGGCGCCTTCCTCAGCGACAGCTACCTGGGCCGCTACACCACCATCGCGCTCGCCTCCATCGCCTCCTTCCTCGGCATGATCATCCTCACCCTCACCGCCGCCGTGCCGTCCCTCCACCCCGCGGCTCATCCCAAACCCACCACCAGGCCGTCGTCGCTCCAGATGGCCGTGCTCCTCGCCTCCTTCGCGCTGCTCGCCGTGGGCGCCGGCGGCATACGCCCCTGCAACCTGGCCTTCGGCGCAGACCAGTTCGACCCGCGCACCCCCGCGGGCCGCCGGGGCATCAACAGCTTCTTCAACTGGTACTACTTCACCTTCACCATCGCCATGATGATCTCCGCCACCGTCATCATCTACCTTCAGAGCAACGTCAACTGGGCGCTGGGGCTCGCCGTGCCGGCCACGCTCATGGGCCTCTCCTGCGCGCTCTTCTTCATGGGCACGCGACTCTACGTCCGCGTCCGGCCCGAAGGCAGCCCCTTCACCAGCTTCGCACAGGTCCTCGTCGCCGCCGTGCACAAGCGCCGTCTCCCCGCACCTTCGCCCGCCGACCTCTACGACCCGCCACACCGCAGCAGCCTCGTCTCCAAGATCGCGTACACCGACCAGTTCCTCTGCCTCGACAAGGCCGCCGTGCGCACCCCTGACGACGACGCCGACAACCCCATCAACCCGTGGCGCCTCTGCACGCTGCAGCAGGTTGAGGAGGTCAAGTGCCTGGCGCGCCTGTTCCCCGTCTGGTCCTCCGGCATCGTCTACTACATCGTGCTCACCAACCTCGGCAACTACAACGTGCTCCAGGCCATGCAGACCGACCGCCACGTCGGACGCGGCAGCTTCCAGATCCCCGCGGGCTCCTTCGTCGTCTTCAACATGCTGGCGCTCACCCTGTGGCTCCCCTTCTACGACGGCGTGCTCGTGCCAGCCATGCAGCGCCTCACCAAGCGCGAGGGCGGCATCACCCAGCTGCAGCGGATCGGCGTCGGGATCGTCCTCTCCATCGTCACCATGCTTGTCGCTGCCGCCGTCGAGAGACACCGCCGCAGGGTCGGCGACAGCACCTCCTGCTTCCTGCTCGTGCCACAGCAGATGCTGGCCGGCCTCTCCGAGGCGTTCGCCATCATCGGACAGATCGACTTCTACTACAAGCAGTTCCCGGAGAACATGCGCAGCGTCGCGGGGGCGCTGCTCTCCCTGGGCTTCGCCATAGCCAGCTACGCCAGCGGGCTCATGGTCAGCGTCGTGCACCGGACCACGGGCGGCCGCGACGGACGCCCCGACTGGCTGGCGCAGGACCTCAACCAGGGACGCGTCGACCTCTACTACCTGCTCATCGCCGCCATGGCGGCCGTCAACCTCGTCTACTACGTCGTCTGCGCGCGCTGGTACAGGTTCAAGAAGCCGGcagccgccgacgccgacgtggagctggagctggagggAAAGGCCGCAGCGCCTCCTGTCTGA